The following proteins are co-located in the Bradyrhizobium sp. AZCC 2176 genome:
- a CDS encoding FAD-binding protein, which produces MDTLRVRDPKDVEEVVRAAIAGEQPLETIGHGTKRAIGHPMATNAVLDLSALNAVSSYEPNELIITVQAGAPLADVQSLIDSKNQQFAFEPMDASALLGVSGNGTIGGMIGAGLAGPRRIRAGGARDHLLGAHAVSGFGDSFKTGGRVVKNVTGYDLCKLLTGSWGTLAVMTEVTLKVMPKPESERTLMLAGLDDVTANRAMTAALGSPYDVSGAAHLPNSAFRPATGALAGLAAQGRAVTLLRLEGIAVSVADRAGSLAKTLAPFGSVQMLRDTASAAAWGAIRDVEPFAAGGALGAWPVWRIVCPPAAGGALGQALARDSGGDVIYDWGGGLIWAALPPKPDALAALVRQRVEAAGGHASLIRASEEIRRNVDVFHPQAGGLAALSRRVRHSFDPNIILNRGRMLRGPAT; this is translated from the coding sequence GTGGATACTCTCAGGGTACGTGATCCCAAGGACGTCGAAGAGGTGGTGCGCGCGGCGATCGCCGGCGAGCAGCCGCTCGAGACCATTGGCCATGGCACAAAGCGCGCGATCGGCCATCCGATGGCGACAAACGCGGTGCTGGACCTTTCGGCGCTCAACGCCGTCTCCTCCTACGAGCCGAACGAACTGATCATCACGGTGCAGGCCGGCGCGCCGCTCGCCGATGTGCAGTCGCTGATCGATTCCAAGAACCAGCAATTCGCCTTCGAGCCGATGGATGCGTCCGCACTGCTCGGCGTGTCGGGCAACGGCACTATCGGCGGCATGATCGGTGCGGGGCTGGCCGGTCCCCGCCGCATCAGGGCCGGCGGCGCACGCGATCATCTGCTCGGCGCGCATGCGGTGTCCGGCTTCGGTGACAGTTTCAAGACCGGCGGCAGGGTGGTGAAGAACGTCACCGGCTATGATCTCTGCAAGCTGCTGACGGGCTCGTGGGGCACGCTGGCGGTCATGACGGAAGTGACGCTGAAGGTGATGCCCAAACCCGAAAGCGAGCGCACGCTGATGCTCGCGGGGCTCGACGATGTCACCGCGAACCGGGCGATGACCGCAGCGCTTGGCTCGCCCTACGACGTCTCGGGCGCGGCGCACCTGCCCAATTCGGCGTTCCGGCCCGCAACCGGCGCGCTCGCGGGTTTGGCGGCGCAGGGGCGGGCAGTCACGCTGCTGCGGCTCGAAGGCATCGCGGTCTCGGTCGCGGATCGCGCCGGCTCGCTGGCCAAGACGCTTGCGCCATTCGGGTCCGTGCAAATGCTGCGGGACACAGCCTCGGCTGCGGCGTGGGGTGCCATCCGCGACGTCGAGCCGTTTGCGGCAGGCGGCGCGCTCGGCGCCTGGCCGGTGTGGCGGATCGTCTGTCCGCCGGCCGCAGGCGGTGCGCTCGGCCAGGCGCTGGCGCGCGATAGCGGGGGCGATGTGATCTATGATTGGGGCGGCGGCCTGATCTGGGCGGCATTGCCGCCCAAGCCGGACGCGCTGGCCGCCCTGGTTCGTCAGCGCGTCGAGGCGGCCGGCGGCCATGCGTCGCTGATCCGCGCATCCGAAGAGATCAGGCGAAATGTCGACGTCTTCCACCCGCAGGCCGGCGGCCTCGCCGCGTTGAGCCGGCGCGTGCGGCACAGCTTCGATCCCAACATCATCCTCAACCGCGGCCGGATGCTGCGGGGGCCTGCGACATGA